From the genome of Xylocopilactobacillus apis:
TCGTATAATCCTAAACCAGTTATATACAAACGTGCTCTTTTTACCTGCTTAGAAACCTTGAAATCTTTTTTGAACAGTGTGTTTTGAATATTTTTATCTGAATTACCAATCCAGTTTGCTTCAAAAGATTCATTCATTTTCCCAGTTTCGAAAAAGGATTCAGCTTCAACCTCTTCATCATCAGATTTAACAGCCACTAAAACTCGGTAATGTGTGCGGGACTTTAATTTTAAATCTACATCAAAATAATTGTTATTAAAATCAAGCCAGTCGCTTTGCCAGCAAGGATCTGGATTTTCGTCAGAATAAATACTTAACTTCTTTGTTATTGCAAAAAATTGATCAGATTCTACTTTAAATTCTACCCGTAGATCATTTAACTGAAATCCAACAGGTTCATGCATGTGATTAATTAAAATGGAACTTATTTTCATTGGTTAGCTCCTACAACTTAGCTCGAAAATCACCACAGAAAGGATCAACTGGATTAATTCCTTCGAATGATTCTTTACCCATCAATTTTCTAATCACTGCATCAATGCTTGCCTCATTTCCTGTGTAAGCATTGATAAAAGTAGAAATATCTGGGACATCAAACAAATGGTAAGGATTCGCCGTTGAAACAAAAACCGTTGGAATTGATTTCATAAACCAAGGAGCATCAGCAGCCATTAAATGAATCCAATCTAAACGGGTTGTCGTCTGATTGCTTGCTGTTTCAATATTAGCTACGTATAACGCTAAATCAAATTTTTGTTCTAAATCACTAACACCTTCTTCAAAAATCTCATGAAAATCAAGATGCTTATGATCAAAAAGATTCACTTCAAAACCTTCAGATTCCAATTTTTCTTGGAATAGTCCTGAAACGTGACCCCCTTCTTTAAAGCCGCCATCATCACTATCTCCAAGAACGACAAGCCGAATTCGTTTATATTTATCAGGAGTGATTGGTAATAATGAGTCTTTATCTTTAACCAAAGTAACTGATTTTTTGGCAATTTTTTTGGCAATCTCTTGATGTTCGTCAGAATGGAGATCGATTTTAGCTGGTATTTCTTGGGTTAATTCTTCTTCAGTGTTCATAATACCCTGAGCAAGTTTAGTACCTAAAATTCTCATTACCGATTCTTCAACTCGTTCAATCGATAAAACTCCTCCATCGATTGCATCATGAATATACTGATAGTCTTCATCAATGTTTTTATTGAATAAAATCATATCAATTCCCGCATTAATTGTTGCCGGCAATAGATCTTTTCTAGGCATTGTCGTGTTGTACCCTAACATTGGTGTAGCGTCAGTAATAACTAAGCCATTGAATTTCAGAACATCACGCAATAAGCCATCAATTAGAAGTTTTGAACTTGATGCTGGTCGTAAATCTTCATCTGAAATTCCTGGTTCTAATTTACGCTCCCAAGCTGGCTGCATAATATGTGCAATCATTACACTTGGAACCCCCTGTTCAATTAATTTACGATAAATTTCACCATAGGATTCCATCCATTCTTCAGCTGATAGTGAGTTAATTGAACTCAACAAATGCTGGTCTCTTTCATCAACTCCATCCCCTGGAAAATGTTTAATAACGGGAATAATGTTATTTTCTTCTAATCCTTTAATTTGTGCTTGAGCCATTTTTAAAACTCTGTTTTGATCGCTACCAAAAGTTCGCGTATTCATAATTGGATTACGGAAATTTTTATCAATATCAACGATCGGTGCAAAAGACATATTGCCACCAACTTGGGCTGCTTCACTACCAGCAACATTACCTAATTCATAAGCACAATGAGCATCATCAGTTGCTGCCATCTGCATAGGAGTTCCTAACCAAGTACCTTCAGAAACTAATCCATTTCCACCTGATTCAAGATTTGCAGCCATTAATAAAGGGATCCTACTTGTTTCTTGCGCAATAGAAAATTCCCTTTTTAATTTTTCAGCTTGGTCAGGACGATACATCATTCCGCCTGGCTGATACTTCTTAATAAACTCAGCGATATCAACTGTATCCTCATCTTGTCCAATGACAAAAAACAACTGTCCTACTTTTTCATCTACTGACATTGTCTTTACTTTATTTTCAACATATTCAACTTGTTTTTGATTCAAAAAATATGGTTTTTTGGTTAAATCTAACATTCGGATCCTCCATTTTGTACTGTTTCCGTTTACATTTTAAAATAATAAACTTGTTTTAACTATTGCGAAAAATTACAATTAATATGTTCATTTTACAGAAATAATACTAATAAGAGGATGATATAAATGGATCTGGAAATTTTAAACCAATTGCGCCAAAACAATAAACCTCGTGACTGGGAAGAATTAAAACCAATGATGGAACCGCCAAAAACAGGAAAATTCAACGATAATCCCGTTTACGAATTTTTTTATACTTTAACAGATTCATTAGAAATTAATCCGCAGAGCATCGGAGTTTCAGTTCAGCCTGTTAAATCTTATATCCCTTTTCATATTCATAATTATGTTGAAATAACAGTTCCTTTATTAGGTGAGTGTACAGTTGTTACCAACAAAGAAGAAATTTTAGTTAGTCAAAATAATATTATTATCATTGGAAATCACACTACCCACACAGTTAAACCCATTGAAGACGGAGCAATAGTTGTAAATATCTCATTAAAAGGTAGTGCTTTTACTCTCAATGACTTTAACTTTATGCAGCAAAAAGCGTCCGGTCAAAATATTTCAAACATGCTATTCTCTCTGCTTTCCAATGAAAACTTAGGAGAAAATACCTATAGTCTTTTTAAGACATCTCATGTCGTGCCTATTATTAACAGTATTTACGACATTATTAGTGAGTATTACCACCCTGATATTCAGACAAATCAAATAATTCGTTTAGAAATCCTGACGCTCTTTTCTCGTTTAATTAGAGCTGCATCAAAATCAAATGCCAACATTAAAATAAACAACAAAGCTTCAGGTAATAATTTATTATCATTATTACTTTATATTGAGCGTAACTACGCAAATATTACTTTAGAACAAATGGGGCATCATTTTGGTTTCAATCCTAATTACCTTTCAAACTATCTAAAAACTCAAACTGGCATGTCATTTATTCAACTAGTTCATCTTCAAAGAGTTAATGTTGCAGCAGAGTATCTCGTTTATACAACAGCTCCTATTGATCAAATCTCCTTAAAAATTGGTTACGAAAATCCGTCTTATTTTTATAAAATTTTTAAAAAAATTCTTAATTCATCTCCTTCTGAATATCGTAAAGAACATCAAGTTTAAATAATTAAACTGTGAAATGAACATAAATTTAATACCTTTTGCATATGGTGCTTAAGTTTTTGGTTGCCTATACTTTTACGTGTAAGCGAAAACAAATGTGAAAGGGAATTTACTTTATGAACAAGAAAAAAACTACTCTGGCGGTTGGAATTTTAAGCATGAATTTGCTTTTAATGTCAACTTCAGTTATCGGATCTGCAATTGCCGCAATTGCGAAATCTTTCCCGACTGAACCAATTTCCAAAGTTCAAATGATTGCTTCAATTCCACAATTAGGTCAATTAATTGCAACACTGCTTTTTACTTGGTTAACCTATCATTTGACCAGAAAAAATATTGGTATATTAGCCGTTTTGGCAGTCGGAATTAGTGGAATGTTCCCAGCTTTTTATCCTAGCAGTTTAAATATCATTTTAGCTTGTATGACTGTATTAGGTTTTGGAGCTGGATTAATTAGTAATGTTGGACCAGTATTGCTTCAAGAACATTTTGAAGGTGAAGAGAGAGCCAGCGTTATGGGCTGGGGCATGGGTTTCAATAATATTGGAATGATGGTTTTTACTGCTTTAGGTGGAGCTCTAGGAAGTAGTAATTGGCATAATTTATTTTGGATCTATGCTTTATCTTTAGTGATTTTAGTTTTCTTTATTTTCACAGTCCCTCAAGACAATGTTATTGGAGATAAAAACAAAGATAACGAAAAATCCGAAAGCTTTTTATCTAGTGTAAAAAGTCTTAGCGGAAATGTTTATATTATTTTATTAGTTACATTTGTAATGTCGATGATCTTGATGACATTTATGACTAATCAATCAATCGTTCTTGCTGCTAAAGGACAAGGAACTGCGTACACAGCTATGGTAATTACAATTGGCAATATTGGAGGAATCTTAACTGCATTTGTATTGAAATATATAAGAAAGTTAACTAAAACCAATACAATTGCTTTTGGATTTATTGCTTTTGCATTATCATTTGCTTGTATCGAGTTCTTTAGCAGTCCAGTCATGCATATTTTAGGAAATATGTTCTCTGGAATGGGAGTTGTAATGGTTAATGCAACGATTCCATTTGAACTATCTTTATTAGCAGATGAAAGAAAATTCCCGATTGTAATTTCTATGAACACTTTAGTTTCTTCATTTGCCGGGATTTTTGCTCCGATGATTATTGCAGCTTTTAAAATCAAACCAGGTGATGCTTCATTTACCTTTGGTATCATTTTATCGTTAGTTATTGCTACTTTCTTATTAATAATTAAATTTGGAGCTCGTATTGAAAAATCTCATGCTGAACAAGAAGCTCAAAAATAAACTTAAAAAAATATGTAAAATTACTTCATCTTAAAAAAAGAAACATTTTTGAAATTAAAATTTTGAAGTGCCTCATAATTGTTAGACATATGCTAATGATTGTGAGGCATTTTTGTATGACTAAATATTCTGCTGAATTGAAAATTAAAATTGTCAAATAATTCCTGGCAGAGTTAAAGAAAATGGTCAATCAGTATACATATTGGTATAACAATGAGCGGATTTCATTAAACAATACTGGATTAACACCGACTGAATTGAAAAAAGAAGTTGGCAGCGTAGACTTTTACAAAAGACAGCAGCCCAATTAACCAAGTTGAACTTAATCTTTAAATAAAAAAGGTTTATTTAGTGTTTTTAAAAGCAAATAATCAAAAAAAGCAAAACCAAAAATTAATTGGTAATGCTTTATTTTGCCTGAATAAAATAATTCACCTATAAAAATGTTTAAGATTTTATAAACCGTCTAACTTTTTTGTTGCACTTCAAAACTTGAGTTATGTCATGACTTTTAATAAAAGAACAAATAGCTACTTTAATTTTTCAATCTCTTCGACACTTAAATCGGTGACTACACTAATCTCTTCAACTTTCATTCCCATTTTTAGCATCTTCCTTGCAGTCTCAATTTTATTTTGCTTAACTCCCTGCTCTAATCCTTGCTCTAGTCCTTGTTCTAAACCCTGCTCTAAACCTTCACGTTCGCCTCTTTTTCTGCCTTCTTCTTCGGCATACAACATCTGTGCATCAAGCTTTGATCTCGCTCTCTCTACTGCGTCCAACATCTCTCGTTCCTCCATCTCTAAATTCTCATAACTTGTTACTTTATATGCATCCTGCAGATATTCCGGTGCTTCTTCGACCCTTTTATTGCTCTTTAGATAATCGTACCAATACGGCATCTCTCCTTCTAGCGTGTCTCGGGGCTTTGTTAAATCAAAATATACCACACTCAACAGCGGTAAGCCATCTTCATTCTTTAACTCGATTTTATTCTTTACATCATACATCGTAAATCGATGATACGCTTTGTCGTCTTCTTTAAATAAATCAAAGTACACGATGTTAATCCCATACACTGGTCTCAATGACCCATATTTATCCTCTTTAATATCATCCTTTAATTTCTCTAGATCTCTTCTCGCATAATTTGACACATATTTCTCTGACAGGTAATGCAGTGAACGTTCGATAAAATGTGCTTCTCTTCTTACCTGCAGTTCGATGGTTACCAGACTTCCGTCATCAAGCCGGGCTAATACATCAACCTCTGTTTCTAAGAATTCCTGCTGATCTTCCGTCACTTTAAAGGTTCTAATATTATATGGATTTTCGATTATTACATCTACAACGTTTAAACCGATCATATCATGAATGAAGCCGATTAAGATATGACGGTTCTTGGGTGAGGCAAATAATTTTTTAAATAACAGATCATTTGATGGTAAAATTTCTCTTTTGCGCAATTATATATATCCTTCCTTTTTTAGGCTTATATAAAAGATTACGCAAACAAGATCCAATTCTTAAATTCATCAAATTATTGTTTAATTGTACTAAATTTTTCCTTTTAAAACAAAAAAAGAGCCTGACCACTTAGGGATCAAACTTTTCTCTTATTACCTTTATGTTTTAGAATAAAGAGTAAGTGTGTTACTTTGAATGAAAAACTTCCTATTACCTTTAATACATTTCTAATTAATTGGATTAATCGAGATTTAACTTCTTTAGTGATAAACTAGTTTTAATTTCTATTTAGAGTTTATTTCCTTCAATAACTTGAGCTTCACTTATTAGTTGCTACAAGACTTAATACGGCCATTTAATTTGATAAAAAATTCAAAAATTTTACCGTCTATTTAGTTTACCTTTAGAGGAATTTATATTTAAAGTACTTAATTTTTCAACTATTTTGTTCCTGCTGCATCTTCTCAAAATCACTTAACTCTGGTAATGGCAAGGCAAATCGGTCTTCTAGCCATTCAGCGCACAAATCAAACCAGTTTGCTGTGTGACGAATAATTTGAGATTTGGCTGCTGCACTCGTTTGATCGGCCAAACTTAACCCATGAGTTCCTTTTTCAAAGATATGAAGTTCAAATGGAATATTTTCACTTTTCATTGCTTCTGCAAGCTTAATCGAATGCTGTATTGAAACAAGAGGATCTTCAAAGTTTGCCCAAATGAAGCTTGGAGGTGTATTAGAATCAACATGACGCGCTGGGCTTACTTGTTCTAATAATTCTTGATCAGGTTTTTCCATTCCTAAATAGGCAACAAACGATGCAATCATAAAGCTTTTATCCATTCCAGCTGGTAATTCATCAATTTGGCTGCTCAGCATAACATAATCGGTCAAAGCATATCCTAAAATACTTAAAGCTGGTTTTAATAAAGATGCATCATTACCAAATTGATCTTTTACCCATGTCTGATTCCAACTTGTAGAATATAGTGCTGCATTATGACCCCCTGCAGAAAATCCGCAAACCGCAACTTTTTCTGGATCAAGATTCCATTCACTTGCATGTTTCTTAACTAAAACCATTGCTTTTCCCAACTCGATAACTTGGCGGGGGAAAATGCGATCCTTTTTAACTGGTAATGGTTTTGATAAATCTGGCAATTCCAGACTTCCATCGCTATAAGTACTGTATCGCAAAACAAACGCGTGGTAACCAAGAGATGCAAATTTAATTGCTACCGGTTCAGCCTCTCGATCAGAACAGCTAAAATATCCGCCGCCAGGACAGATAATAATGCCTGGTCTTGGTTTGCCATTAATCGTCTCAGGAGAATCATCTAACAAATAAGTTGTTAAAGTTACATTCTGATTTTCCGACGATAAATTAAATTTTTCGATTTTCATTTTTATTCCTCCATCATTGTAATCGCCTTCATCATCAATATAACACTGTAAATTCTCTTAAAACTAGTTTCAAAAACCAGATATTTTCTGTTCTTTTCTTAGATTTTGCGATCATTTAATCTAATTGTGCTTCTCAAAAGAAAAGGGGCTATAACAGTAGTCATAACAATTGCCCCAACAACTGCAGAATATCTTTCCGATGACAAGAGCTTGTTTTGAATTCCAATTTGAGCAATTATTAACGCCATTTCCCCTCTTGAAACCATGCCTGAACCAATCACTATTGAACTTTTATTGCTAAAGCCAGAAATTCTTGCACCAATTCCAGCTCCTAATAATTTAGAAATAATTCCTCCCAGCGTTAAAGCAATAAATAAACCAAAATCATTGATTATGCCATTTAAAGTCATCTTTAATCCAATACTAGTAAAAAATACTGGTATGAAAATAGAAGAAGCAATTAGATTTACTCGATACCCTACTTTTTTAGCAAATTTTGTTTGACCAATTGCAATACCAGCAAAAAAAGCACCAATTACACTACTTAAACCAACCAAATTGGCAAAATAGGCAAAAAACAGACAAATAATTAATGCTAAAACCGTGTCTGATTTATTAAAGATTCTAAATAAAAGCGGCATCATCCATCGGCTGAAAAAGAATAGTAAAGCAAAATAACCTAACTGGAGCATTAGCATGACTGGTATTGAATTTACATTATTTTCAGAAGGTCCAATTAAACTTAACAAAAGAACTGATAAAATATCATCAACGACAGCTGCTGCTAAAATTACACTGCCTTCATCAGTATCTAAACTATTCATTTCTTTTAAAACTACAGCAGAAATAGAGACGGAAGTAGCTGCAAAAGTAACTCCTAAGAAAATACAAGTTGCATTAGGAAGTTTAAAAGCTTGTCCAATTAAATAAATCAAACCAAAAGGCACTGCCATTCCTGAAATTGCCACAATAATGCTCGGTGTAAAAAATTTACGAAGAAGTGAGATATTACTCTCTAACCCCGCTATAAACATCAACATAACAACACCCACTTCTGAAATGCTGCTTAAAATCTGATTTGATTGAACTAAATTTAAAACTGATGGACCAATTAAAATTCCCGCTAATAATTGACCTATTACTGATGGAAAATTTAGACGAGAACTAATATAACCGCCTAATAATGAAAATATTAAAATTAAACAAAGCGAACCAAGAATATCCATAAACTATCCCCTACAAATAAAAAAGCTTCCAAAAATCTTCCCGGCAACCCAAACCAAGGGAAAATTCTTGAAAGCTTTCACTTCAACCAATAATTATTAAAAAAATAAGATCCGTAATAACGAATCTTATAAAATAATGGGCGGCCAGGGGCTCGAACCCTGGACCCACGGATTAAGAGTCCGCTGCTCTGCCAACTGAGCTAGCCGCCCATATCTAAGCCGTCAAACGACTTAAATATAATATCACGCAGATAAAATTGATGCAAGAGATTATTTAAAAGAAATCACTTTCACGTTTCTTAATTTCATCAGTTTGTTTTTCAAAACCTGGTTTACCCAACAAAGCAAACATATTATTTTTATATGCTTCAACACCCGGTTGGTTAAATGGATTTATTCCATTCAAGTAGCCGGAAACACCGATCGCAATTTCAAAGAAATAAATTAATTTTCCAAGCGTATACTCATCTTGCTGATCAACATGAATCGTCATTACTGGAACTCCACCATCAGTATGAGCAATGACAACACCACGGTAAGCTTGTTCATTAACATAGTTCATCTTTTTACCTTCAAGATACTTAAGACCATCAAGATCATCAGATTCAGCTGGAATTTCGATATCATAGCGCGGATTATCGACCATTACAACAGTTTCAAATAAGAAACGACGTCCTTCTTGAATATATTGTCCTAATGAATGCAAATCTGTTGAAAAATTAGCAGAAGAAGGATAAATACCTTTTTGATCTTTACCTTCAGATTCGCCTGCCAACTGCTTCCACCATTCACCTAAATATTGAAGAGATGGTTCATAATTTTCAAGAATTTCAACATCATATCCTTTACGCATCAAGATATTACGTAAAGCAGCATACTGATATGCTTCATTTTTGCTTAAATCTGGACTGTTGTAATCATCACGGCCTGCGGCAAAACCATCCATTAATTTATCGATATCACCGCCTGCAACAGCAATTGGCAGTAACCCTACCGCACTCATAACAGAATACCGTCCTCCAATAGCATCCGGCACTACAAATTCTTCGTAACCCTGCGCATCAGATTCAGTTTTTAAGGCACCTCTTGCTTTATCAGTAGTTGCATAAATTCGTTTTGCAGCCTCATCTTTGCCATACTTTTCCACAAGCTTTTGCTTCAACACTCGAAAAGCAATCGAAGGTTCAGTTGTTGTTCCTGATTTAGAAATAACATTGATTGAAAAATCTTTATCCCCAATTAGTTCTAAAATTTCGTGGAGATACGTACCGCTAATAGAATTTCCAGCAAAAAGAACAAGTGGTCCCTTACGATCTTTTTGCCAACTGCCAAAATTCAAATTTAAAAAGTCGCAAGCCATTCGAGCTCCTAAATATGAGCCGCCAATTCCAATAGCTACAAAAACTTCAGAATCATTTCTAATTTTTTCAGCCGCTTTTTTTATACGTGAAAACTCTTCTTTATCATATTCAATCGGTAAATCAACAAAACCAGTAAAATCACTGCCTGCTCCTGTTTTTTGTCTTAATTCATTATCACAAGCAGTAACCATTTGCTGCATTTCTGATAATTCATTTTCATGCACAAATTTTTTTAATGGTGAATAATCAAACTTAATAGTTGTCATTACTTAAATATCTCCCGTTTTTTAGTTACAGTCTATTCTACCATTTAATGATGAAAAGTTTTACATTATCTTATCTTTCAAAAAAAAATAAACTATTTTATTTAGCTCTTTAATTTGAATAATTTTTGATAGAATATAATAGCTTGTTTTATTTAGGAAAGGAAATATATTATGACTAATTTTAATGAAATAAAAGGATTTGCCTTCGACTTAGACGGCGTTATCACAGACACTGCTAAATTCCATGCGCAAGCGTGGCAGCAGGTTGCAGATAAAGTTGGTACTAATTGGACTGAAGATCTCGCAGACGGATTAAAGGGAATCAGCCGAATGGATAGCTTAGAAATGATCTTAAAAGCGGGTGGTCATGAAAATGACTACTCTCAAGCGGAAAAAGAAAAACTAGCGGCTGAAAAAAATGACAACTATGTTCAGTTAATTAAAACTCTTACGCCGGATGATATTTTACCGGGTATGCTTGATTTCATTAAAAGTCTCCAAGCTAGTGGTTATAAGATGAGTCTAGCTTCTGTCTCTCTTAATGCACCAGTAATTTTAAAAAGCTTAGGATTAACTGACGCGTTTGAAGGAATCGTTAATCCTGCTAGTTTAAAAAAAGGCAAACCGGATCCAGAAATTTATGTCAGAGCTGCCGAAGTTATGAAATTAGACCCTAAACAAGTAATCGGGGTCGAAGATGCAGCAGCCGGTGTTACTGCAATTAATGGTGCTAATGAAACTTCTCTTGGAATTGGAAATTCTGACGTATTACATGAAGCAGATCTAATTTTCCCAGACACTGCAGCAGTTACAATTGAAGCAATTAAAGAAAAAATGGGATAAATCAAAAGAGTATGTATTGACGGGGACGACCGAAGAAATAAGGTTCATCAATTTTAATCGATTCAACCAGGCAATATTATCTTTTGACGGATGATAAGCGGAAGTAATGTTTAAAGCAGACTAATGTGTGTTATAACTTTGCTGCATAATTTTATTACTTTCGGAGTTTAAAATTATAGAAGAGTGTAGAGTAAAGACTAGGCTCTTCTTTTTTTTATCGAAAAAACCCCTTGAAATAAACGATTTCTCGTTTTTTCAAGGGGATCTTTGTGACATATGTTAACCAGCCTTTTTAGTAGATTTTGATTAATCCTTGTGTTCCAAGATCTCCCAATTGATATTCATTAACCATCTTTTGATAAAGATCTTCCGCGGTCTTTGTTCCTGGCAGATTAAGACCCATTTCATTTGCTGAATCTATCGCAATCCGTAAATCTTTTAAAAAATGTTTTGCTGCAAATCCCGGCTTATAGTCACCTTTTAAAATTCTCGGTCCATAATTATCCATGCTCCAATTTTGGGCTGCTCCACCACTGATCATTTCAACAATATTGCTTAAATCAAGATTGGCACTTTTGGCATAAAACAACGCTTCGACCATCCCAGTCATTGTGCCTGCAACCATGATTTGGTTTACCATTTTAGCATTTTGACCTTGACCAGAATCTCCGAACAAACGAACCGATTTTCCCATGGCTTTCAAAACTGGCAGAGCTCGTTCAAAATCACTCTTCTCTCCGCCAACCATGATCGTAAGCGTCCCATTTTTAGCTCCAATATCTCCTCCAGACACTGGAGCATCAAGTGCTGAAATTCCTTCATTTTGAGCCTTTTTTGCAATTTCTTTAGCTAGATTAGGAGAACTGGTAGTCATATCAATAAGCATTAAATTTGAATGGATACCTTCAAAAATACCATTTTCTCCAAAATAAACTTCCCGCACATCTTTAGGAAAACCTACTATCGTAATTACAAAATCCGAATTTTGAGCAACCTCTCTCGGATTTTCTAACCATTGTGCACCATTTTGCAATACACTTTGAGCATGAGATTTGGTACGGTTATACACTAAAACCGAATAACCAGCTTTTAACAGATTATTGATCATACCCGTCCCCATAACCCCAGTGCCAATAAAACCAATTTTCATTTTTTCTTTCTTCGTTTCTTTCGTTTATGCTTT
Proteins encoded in this window:
- a CDS encoding NAD(P)-dependent oxidoreductase, which gives rise to MKIGFIGTGVMGTGMINNLLKAGYSVLVYNRTKSHAQSVLQNGAQWLENPREVAQNSDFVITIVGFPKDVREVYFGENGIFEGIHSNLMLIDMTTSSPNLAKEIAKKAQNEGISALDAPVSGGDIGAKNGTLTIMVGGEKSDFERALPVLKAMGKSVRLFGDSGQGQNAKMVNQIMVAGTMTGMVEALFYAKSANLDLSNIVEMISGGAAQNWSMDNYGPRILKGDYKPGFAAKHFLKDLRIAIDSANEMGLNLPGTKTAEDLYQKMVNEYQLGDLGTQGLIKIY